Proteins found in one Lonchura striata isolate bLonStr1 chromosome 25, bLonStr1.mat, whole genome shotgun sequence genomic segment:
- the OR6F1 gene encoding olfactory receptor 6F1, with product MERKPGQAVAISLNQGDPGYLGRTVHEKMSFGSFPLENLTDHNSWKYMANGTSVKEFILLGFPGIWQFRVSFVVVFALMYTLTIISNASIIALVWSSSNLHTPMYFFLCNLSFLEIWYTTGVIPKAIGVMLGTSQTISFSVCILQLFFLLSLGSTECFLLSVMAYDRYLAICYPLRYSSLMSSALCVRLTLSSWLGGFLAISLLAFLTSRLTFCGPDVINHFLCDIDACLALSCSDTWPVELATFLVSIIVVVASCVVTLVSYMYIISSILRIQSAHGRKKAFSTCSAHLSVVTIWYGSTMFLYVKPSPQKSLDLNKIVNTFNTVVTPLLNPFIYTLRNKDVKLALGRAFQEK from the exons ATGGAGAGGAAACCAGGTCAAGCAGTTGCCATCAGCTTGAA CCAAGGGGACCCTGGCTATCTTGGGAGGACGGTGCatgaaaaaatgtcatttggaTCATTTCCACTGGAAAATCTG acGGACCACAACTCTTGGAAGTACATGGCAAATGGGACAAGTGTAAAAGAATTCATCCTTCTTGGCTTCCCAGGCATATGGCAATTCCGAGTCTCCTTTGTGGTGGTGTTTGCACTGATGTACACCCTGACAATAATAAGTAATGCATCCATCATAGCCCTTGTGTGGAGCAGCAGCAACCTACACACCCCAATGTACTTTTTCCTCTGTAACCTCTCCTTTCTGGAGATCTGGTACACCACAGGTGTTATTCCCAAAGCCATAGGAGTCATGCTGGGGACTAGCCAGACCATCTCCTTCAGTGTCTGCATCCTCCAGTTGTTCTTTCTTTTATCTCTAGGCTCCACTGAGTGTTTTCTCCTGTCTGTCATGGCCTATGACCGCTACTTAGCCATATGCTACCCCCTGAGGTACAGCTCCCTCATGAGCAGTGCCCTCTGTGTTCGCCTGACActcagctcctggctgggaggttttttggccatttccctGCTGGCCTTTCTGACATCCAGGCTGACTTTCTGTGGGCCAGATGTCATCAATCATTTTCTATGTGATATAGATGCCTGCCTTGCCCTCTCCTGCAGTGATACATGGCCTGTGGAGCTGGCAACCTTCCTTGTCTCCATAATTGTTGTGGTGGCCTCCTGTGTGGTCACGCTGGTCTCCTACATGTACATCATCTCTTCCATCCTGCGGATCCAGTCAGCCCATGGCCGGAAAAAGGCCTTTTCCACCTGCTCTGCCCATCTCAGTGTTGTCACGATCTGGTATGGCTCCACCATGTTCCTGTATGTCAAGCCATCACCCCAGAAGTCTCTGGATCTGAACAAAATTGTGAATACCTTTAACACAGTGGTAACTCCTTTGTTGAACCCCTTCATTTACACGCTCAGAAACAAAGACGTGAAGCTCGCCCTGGGACGGGCTTTCCAGGAAAAgtga
- the LOC110483423 gene encoding LOW QUALITY PROTEIN: feather keratin Cos1-2 (The sequence of the model RefSeq protein was modified relative to this genomic sequence to represent the inferred CDS: substituted 1 base at 1 genomic stop codon), with protein sequence MWXQAALHVSLYCVSSLTSFQVPLMPQDMSCIEKCQPCWLCQPCGPTPLANSCNEPCVRQCQDSTVFIQSFPVLVTLPGPILSSSPQNTAMGSSTSAAVGSILSSQGVPISAGGFDISCITNCYGGSRCCPY encoded by the coding sequence ATGTGGTGACAGGCTGCTCTTCATGTATCCTTATATTGTGTATCTTCCCTGACCTCTTTCCAGGTGCCTCTCATGCCCCAAGACATGTCCTGCATAGAGAAGTGCCAACCTTgctggctctgccagccctgcggccCCACCCCACTGGCCAACAGCTGCAATGAGCCCTgtgtcaggcagtgccaggactccactgtGTTCATCCAGTCCTTTCCTGTGCTGGTGACCCTGCCCGgccccatcctcagctcctccccACAGAACACCGCCATGGGATCCTCCACCTCAGCTGCTGTTGGCAGCATCCTCAGCTCTCAGGGAGTGCCCATCAGCGCTGGGGGCTTTGACATCTCCTGCATCACCAACTGCTATGGTGGCAGCAGATGTTGTCCCTACTAA